The Pelmatolapia mariae isolate MD_Pm_ZW linkage group LG10_11, Pm_UMD_F_2, whole genome shotgun sequence genome includes a region encoding these proteins:
- the taf9 gene encoding transcription initiation factor TFIID subunit 9, with protein sequence MSAPKTIPKDAQVMIQILKDMGITEYEPRVINQMLEFTYRYVTTIIEDAKTYASHANKSNVDADDIRLAIQCRMDQSFTSPPPRDFLLEVARQKNQTPLPLIKPYTGPRLPPDRYCLTAPNYRLKSIQKKVSSSASRISVPRLSVGAVTSRPTTPTLGTPSVQSVTTKVGTPVSLTGQRFTVQIPPPSQTTTTKPTTPSTPAVSNVLINPSLIGSKNILITTNMVSQNSGGESLKRKHEDDDDYDAL encoded by the exons ATGTCTGCTCCGAAAACAATCCCGAAAGATGCTCAG GTGATGATCCAGATCCTGAAGGACATGGGAATCACAGAGTATGAGCCCAGAGTCATCAACCAGATGCTGGAGTTCACCTACA GATACGTGACCACCATCATCGAAGATGCCAAAACCTACGCCTCACACGCCAACAAGTCCAACGTGGACGCCGACGACATCAGACTGGCCATCCAGTGCCGCATGGATCAGTCGTTCACCTCACCGCCGCCACGAGAT TTCCTGTTGGAGGTTGCCAGGCAGAAGAACCAGACCCCCCTCCCTCTCATCAAACCCTACACCGGCCCCCGGCTGCCCCCAGACCGCTACTGTCTGACTGCCCCCAACTACAGACTCAAGTCCATACAGAAGAAG GTGTCGTCGTCTGCCAGCAGGATATCGGTGCCTCGCCTCAGTGTCGGCGCCGTCACCAGCAGGCCGACCACGCCCACGCTCG GGACGCCGTCTGTGCAGTCGGTCACCACTAAAGTCGGGACTCCAGTGTCTTTGACGGGTCAGAGGTTCACCGTGCAGATCCCGCCGCCCTCTCAGACGACCACCACCAAACCCA CAACGCCATCCACACCCGCTGTCTCCAACGTCCTCATCAACCCATCTCTGATTGGCTCCAAGAACATCCTCATTACGACCAACATGGTGTCACAGAACTCCGGCGGAGAGTCACTGAAGAGGAAGCATGAAGACGACGACGACTACGACGCTTTATGA